A genomic segment from Thamnophis elegans isolate rThaEle1 chromosome 3, rThaEle1.pri, whole genome shotgun sequence encodes:
- the TDRD6 gene encoding LOW QUALITY PROTEIN: tudor domain-containing protein 6 (The sequence of the model RefSeq protein was modified relative to this genomic sequence to represent the inferred CDS: deleted 1 base in 1 codon) yields MCSPLLIPGRSFTFRVSFVEVHPKVPLVRLWGLPGERREEYLRLMKDLQTKVGPRLANSPGDRGGRGDGDNDGEALALGDLCLVELGGRWHRCRIVGCRSKPAQNYRVFLLDEGRTLSASSYYLARGRSELFHLPSEVMGCIIADLLPPGDFGASLKTTLRSSKTPLGSQTLNLQWGAEAIDFLGFLHGKEVSGVIRKVLISQCLVVLEVPWLLTQMRHLGLASLASTAFGTLLSAILEVPEIASVPLEPTSTLSKSPVLPSAAQSKQGHVTADFFYPQLELNVTVPVVVTQISDPYRIYCQLRSLSKEIQLLSDAMYQAFEVSKGEFVEEALPTPGSPCAAHGIDGCWYRTLLLETYPADDQEDQPEAVAQVICVDYGRKEFVTKRHLRNLPVEYFRMPVVTYPCSLQGITDGGCGWTHSQINQLKTLLLGKVVQAHIEAYCPFEHIYYITLYGEDGLNLNCLYGVQAHCLAQNLLHSNQECISGLIVESESLGVSVQKESASLSEILPTIAATPFFDVRLKAGEYHNVQVSFLKDPSEFWVQLQELKHPLCHLQRNLRDFYSRSKKLECILLEPKVGSLCCVMLKENSYHRALVTKVQGKGIVVYLVDWGNTEVVDLYKVKKLLPQFRELPAVAVRCALDKTFPGQPWNAEAADYFRKSVLNKELMIKVLGMQGDVYIVELFDNSLVGEKNLAKIMSQKKYTKHHEVLDTLQAISDRLLAGDPDSKPMRLRPVKKISVTDEVKHPQQHDSSAFSAAEMLRNEHHSSEGTFYSSSALSGSDNSSCEIQNYSEIKAGEEQLEFGSTVDVIVTHIENPSHFWCRLFKNSHELNMLMSKIQDYCIQSAELHEWPNSVCLAKSSEDKKWYRAVIINKIHYPEEVEVAYVDYGNKKHVSLKNIRATTADFLKLKAQAFRCSLYNLIQPKHTNPFVWDKKAIETFHEFVNSGSKVSLKCIIFALAALNGTELFNIVDLITPFESACHFLIRKSLATFVHREKPLASSVQLLSYYYSTHNIKRGNEEIIYVTHINSPCFFFCQLARNASALQNLTSNISKVSKTNNLQTSPNSRNLYLAKYTDDCWYRAIVTSKNDSKEVFFVDFGNTQLLKNEDLVVVPNDAYELMLLPMQAIKCSLSDIVDPPKDAIEWFEKAVLDKPLKALIVAKDPDGTLIIELYDGKMQINAKLKQSLGLQTSKEIAENTENSTLSSQYSVSIEENSERGLASVDFVKPVLDGNTKSSAVFGETCQLQQKTEKEVARKFPEFTDSSSTSNDVEDWKDMKCATLHKKEERCDIRNISKSVTYSSPKNIYELPQKSIKPGFKSLVYVSHINKLSDFYVQLVEDEPILDSISEKINSSKTISSLVGQQLNVGDLICAIYSEDGLWYRAVIIKESTSELVEVRYIDYGNTAVVSIHKTCKLIEDCLSFPVMSIHCMLDSIKTSEIPEWTQKAVVYFSQKTSDVQMNCQFVEKVKGKWEITLSDEKDDIMVDMINSCLEYKKYDLIETSEKGSYKIDKVSLCEDILSDEHSILSASKSFFWKTPKIGETIKAFSLVPKNPGYFWCQFTENDISSIEIKLQEAEENAKIHIDDLENGSPCLAKSSDNLFHRAVVSHIEENSLTVINIDYGTEKHVSIEVIRQIPDELLIIPPQAFLCCLFGFDSEKGSWDEGIHEIFCGMIADLPLEITIMDKLNYDSFEIPLFVVKLEYQNISINEQMKHFWKHHAESGDSTIANNCNLEERIRNPEEENSKSVLFETETSVCTTTPKNSSLEDVLCCPNILQSDKCFGVGDRILSETSVQPLKNQIKHHFISHEIFHTGNQRPTFDAFNNETNYSVSGNRKNITDSTGLSEIQLSTCKIEYDTLESQEEAEDKEILMLDSSEIQLPLDDTKSLSDFAPLQVLPQLNNANNMPEKEKLKMPLLQPKTIEIKTYDETQKKSELHVLEHVEGQSAHEVKENTSLMNENENVIEVMASEAFPLLTEKGSNNMLYLQHPALSVSADNKMQSSFSEIKVKPQEFCSIEGLAEECKLGKSDKPNFTEGQTVLGKNYEEMHLSIHGSFKDSICVEKDYLTNIQLSEVDEPLIHDTEKKENFCNLMGFDIGSQCMVWSGTQWYKAEILGISPEGTKVLNFSNGNEEIVNPIHVWNGIPELDSDLTQIMSKNETDNLQPVPLAMEVEEMSHDSDDSTPTHLSCDSTESTAEQC; encoded by the exons ATGTGTTCCCCGCTGCTCATCCCTGGCAGGTCCTTTACCTTTCGGGTCTCGTTCGTCGAAGTCCACCCTAAGGTGCCGCTGGTGAGGCTATGGGGGCTGCCCGGCGAACGCAGAGAGGAATACTTGCGGCTGATGAAGGACCTCCAGACCAAAGTAGGGCCCCGCTTGGCGAACTCTCCTGGGGACCGCGGGGGTCGAGGAGACGGCGACAACGACGGCGAAGCCTTGGCTCTGGGTGACCTGTGCCTGGTGGAGCTGGGAGGGCGGTGGCACCGCTGCCGTATCGTCGGCTGCCGGTCCAAGCCGGCGCAAAACTACCGCGTCTTTCTGCTGGACGAGGGCCGCACGCTGAGCGCCAGCTCCTACTATTTGGCGCGGGGCCGCAGTGAGCTCTTCCACTTACCTTCCGAAGTAATGGGATGCATCATTGCTGACTTGCTCCCACCTGGCGATTTCGGGGCATCCTTAAAGACCACTCTTAGGAGCTCAAAGACCCCGCTAGGATCCCAGACACTTAACTTACAATGGGGGGCTGAGGCAATCGATTTTTTGGGTTTTTTACACGGCAAAGAGGTATCGGGCGTCATCCGAAAAGTGCTGATCTCACAGTGCCTTGTGGTACTGGAAGTGCCCTGGTTGCTGACACAGATGCGCCATCTTGGGCTTGCCAGTCTTGCCTCTACTGCTTTTGGCACCCTACTGAGTGCCATTTTAGAAGTTCCAGAGATTGCTTCTGTCCCATTGGAGCCAACTTCCACTTTGTCCAAATCCCCAGTCCTTCCTTCTGCTGCCCAGTCCAAGCAGGGTCATGTCACAGCAGATTTCTTCTATCCTCAACTGGAGTTGAATGTGACTGTGCCTGTGGTGGTGACTCAGATCTCTGATCCGTATAGAATATATTGCCAGCTCCGTAGTCTTTCTAAAGAAATCCAACTACTTTCAGATGCTATGTACCAAGCTTTTGAGGTATCAAAGGGAGAATTTGTAGAAGAGGCTTTACCCACCCCAGGCTCTCCCTGTGCAGCCCACGGTATAGATGGATGCTGGTATCGAACTTTGTTATTAGAAACATACCCAGCAGATGATCAAGAGGATCAACCGGAGGCAGTGGCTCAAGTGATTTGTGTGGATTATGGCAGGAAAGAGTTTGTAACAAAGAGACATCTGCGCAACTTACCTGTTGAATATTTCCGCATGCCAGTAGTAACCTACCCTTGCTCGTTGCAAGGTATTACCGATGGAGGTTGTGGCTGGACCCATTCACAAATTAATCAACTTAAAACATTGCTTTTGGGCAAGGTAGTGCAAGCTCACATCGAAGCTTACTGTCCTTTTGAGCATATCTATTATATTACTCTATATGGGGAAGATGGTCTCAACCTTAATTGCCTGTATGGGGTGCAGGCACATTGCCTGGCTCAAAATCTCCTGCACAGTAATCAAGAATGCATCTCTGGTTTAATTGTTGAATCAGAAAGCTTGGGTGTCTCAGTCCAAAAGGAATCTGCTTCTTTGTCAGAGATATTGCCTACTATTGCTGCTACCCCATTTTTTGATGTGCGTCTGAAGGCAGGCGAGTACCATAATGTTCAGGTGTCATTTCTTAAGGACCCTTCAGAATTCTGGGTGCAGTTGCAGGAACTTAAACATCCACTTTGTCACCTACAGCGGAACTTAAGAGACTTTTATTCTCGGAGTAAGAAACTAGAATGTATTCTACTTGAGCCCAAGGTAGGATCCCTCTGCTGTGTCATGTTGAAGGAAAACTCTTATCATCGTGCCCTTGTTACTAAAGTTCAAGGGAAAGGAATTGTGGTGTATTTGGTGGATTGGGGAAACACTGAAGTAGTTGACTTGTATAAGGTGAAGAAATTGCTTCCCCAATTCAGAGAACTTCCTGCTGTGGCAGTCCGGTGTGCACTGGATAAAACTTTCCCAGGTCAGCCATGGAACGCAGAAGCTGCTGATTATTTTAGGAAATCTGTGCTAAACAAGGAATTGATGATCAAAGTTCTAGGTATGCAAGGAGATGTTTATATAGTTGAACTTTTTGATAATTCTCTAGTGGGAGAAAAAAATTTGGCTAAAATCATGTCCCAGAAAAAGTACACAAAGCACCATGAAGTACTAGACACTCTCCAGGCAATATCAGATAGGCTATTGGCAGGGGACCCTGACAGTAAACCAATGAGGTTAAGAcctgtaaaaaaaatatcagtgaCAGATGAAGTAAAACATCCACAACAACATGATTCTTCAGCCTTTTCTGCAGCTGAAATGTTGAGAAATGAACACCACTCCAGTGAGGGAACTTTTTATTCTTCATCAGCTCTCAGTGGCAGTGATAATTCATCATGTGAGATACAGAACTATTCTGAAATAAAGGCAGGTGAAGAACAGCTTGAATTTGGAAGTACAGTTGATGTGATTGTAACACACATAGAAAATCCTAGTCATTTTTGGTGTCGATTATTTAAGAATTCCCATGAACTGAATATGCTTATGTCTAAAATTCAGGATTATTGTATACAATCAGCAGAGCTTCATGAATGGCCAAATTCGGTATGTTTGGCTAAGTCTTCTGAGGATAAAAAATGGTACAGAGCTGTTATCATTAATAAGATTCATTACCCAGAAGAGGTTGAAGTCGCTTATGTTGATTATGGAAATAAAAAGCATGTTTCACTGAAAAATATCCGTGCAACTACAGCAGACTTTCTGAAGCTAAAAGCTCAAGCTTTTAGATGTAGCCTTTACAATTTAATTCAGCCAAAACATACAAATCCTTTTGTTTGGGATAAAAAAGCCATCGAAACATTCCATGAATTTGTGAATTCAGGATCTAAAGTGTCActgaaatgtattatatttgcTTTAGCAGCATTAAATGGTACAGAACTTTTTAATATTGTTGACCTTATTACTCCTTTCGAAAGTGCTTGCCATTTTTTAATAAGAAAGAGTCTAGCCACATTTGTACACAGAGAGAAACCCTTGGCATCATCTGTTCAACTTCTATCATACTATTACTCAACCCACAATATCAAAAGAGGAAATGAAGAGATTATTTATGTCACACATATTAATagcccatgt ttttttttctgccagctTGCTAGGAATGCAAGTGCTCTTCAAAATTTAACTAGTAACATTAGTAAAGTAAGCAAAACGAACAATTTGCAAACTTCACCCAACTCTAGAAATTTGTATCTTGCAAAGTATACTGATGACTGCTGGTATAGGGCTATAGTAACTTCAAAAAATGATAGCAAAGAAGTTTTCTTTGTAGATTTTGGGAATACACAATTATTAAAAAATGAAGATCTGGTTGTAGTACCAAATGATGCTTACGAGTTAATGCTTTTGCCTATGCAAGCTATAAAATGTTCTCTCTCTGATATTGTTGATCCACCAAAAGATGCTATTGAGTGGTTTGAAAAGGCAGTGTTGGATAAGCCCTTAAAAGCTTTGATTGTAGCAAAAGATCCTGATGGAACATTGATAATTGAATTGTATGATGGTAAAATGCAGATCAATGCAAAATTGAAACAAAGCTTAGGTTTGCAGACTAGCAAAGAGATTGCTGAAAACACAGAAAACAGTACTCTATCTTCCCAATACTCAGTTAGTATAGAAGAAAACAGTGAAAGAGGACTAGCTTCGGTAGACTTTGTCAAACCTGTTCTTGACGGCAATACTAAATCTAGTGctgtttttggagaaacatgCCAATTGCAGCAGAAAACTGAAAAAGAGGTAGCAAgaaaattcccagaattcacagACAGCTCTAGCACAAGTAATGATGTGGAAGATTGGAAGGACATGAAATGTGCAACCCTTCATAAGAAAGAGGAGAGATGTGATATTAGAAATATATCCAAATCTGTAACATATTCTTCTCCTAAAAATATATATGAACTACCTCAAAAAAGCATAAAACCTGGTTTTAAATCTTTAGTGTATGTTTCTCACATAAATAAGCTTTCtgatttttatgtacaattagtAGAAGATGAGCCTATCCTTGATAGCATATCGGAGAAAATAAACAGCTCTAAAACCATTTCAAGCTTAGTGGGGCAACAGCTTAATGTAGGAGATTTAATATGTGCAATTTATTCAGAAGATGGCTTATGGTATCGAGCTGTAATTATTAAAGAGTCTACTAGTGAATTGGTAGAGGTACGGTATATTGATTATGGCAATACTGCAGTAGTTAGCATTCATAAAACATGCAAACTTATTGAAGACTGTTTGTCTTTCCCTGTAATGAGCATCCATTGTATGCTGGATAGTATTAAGACGTCAGAGATTCCAGAATGGACACAAAAAGCAGTGGTGTATTTCTCCCAAAAGACAAGCGATGTTCAGATGAACTGTCAATTTGTTGAGAAAGTAAAAGGCAAATGGGAAATAACACTCAGTGATGAAAAAGATGATATAATGGTTGATATGATTAATAGTTGCCTTGAATATAAAAAATATGACCTAATAGAGACATCTGAGAAAGGATCTTATAAGATTGACAAAGTAAGTTTATGTGAAGATATTCTTTCTGATGAGCACAGCATACTTTCAGCTAGCAAATCGTTTTTCTGGAAGACACCTAAGATAGGTGAAACTATAAAAGCCTTTTCATTAGTTCCAAAGAATCCAGGATATTTTTGGTGTCAGTTCACTGAAAATGATATTAGTTCAATTGAAATAAAACTTCAGGAAGCTGAAGAAAATGCAAAAATCCACATTGATGATCTTGAAAATGGCAGTCCTTGTCTAGCAAAGTCTAGTGATAATTTATTTCACCGAGCAGTTGTTAGCCATATAGAGGAAAATTCCTTGACAGTAATTAACATTGATTATGGAACTGAGAAACATGTCAGCATAGAAGTGATCAGGCAAATTCCTGATGAATTGTTAATCATTCCACCACAAGCATTTTTGTgttgtctctttggctttgattcTGAAAAAGGTTCATGGGATGAAGGAATACATGAAATTTTCTGTGGTATGATAGCTGATCTTCCATTAGAGATTACAATTATGGACAAACTGAACTATGATTCTTTTGAAATTCCTTTGTTTGTAGTTAAATTGGAGTATCAAAATATAAGCATCAATGAGCAAATGAAACACTTTTGGAAACATCATGCTGAAAGTGGTGATTCCACTATTGCAAATAATTGCAACCTTGAAGAACGGATTAGAAATCCAGAAGAAGAGAATTCAAAATCAGTGCTATTTGAAACTGAAACTTCTGTTTGTACAACGACCCCCAAAAATAGTAGTTTGGAAGATGTATTATGTTGTCCAAATATATTACAATCAGACAAGTGTTTTGGTGTCGGAGACAGGATTTTATCAGAAACATCTGTACAGCcattaaaaaatcaaatcaagcACCACTTTATCTCCCATGAAATATTTCATACAGGGAACCAGCGGCCCACATTTGATGCATTTAATAATGAAACAAACTATTCTGTATCtggaaacagaaaaaatataacGGACTCTACAGGTCTTTCTGAAATACAGCTTTCTACTTGTAAAATTGAATATGATACACTTGAATCTCAGGAAGAAGCAGAGGACAAAGAAATATTAATGCTAGACTCTTCTGAAATTCAGTTGCCTTTGGATGATACAAAGAGCTTGTCAGACTTTGCGCCCTTACAAGTGCTTCCCCAATTAAATAATGCAAACAACATGCCAGAAAAAGAGAAGTTAAAAATGCCCTTGCTACAGCCAAAGACAATAGAAATAAAAACTTATGATGAAACACAAAAGAAGTCAGAATTGCATGTACTTGAACATGTGGAAGGACAGTCAGCACACGAAGTAAAAGAGAATACTTCACTAATGaacgaaaatgaaaatgtaatagaaGTGATGGCATCTGAAGCGTTTCCTTTACTGACTGAGAAAGGCAGCAATAATATGTTATATTTGCAACATCCTGCTTTGTCTGTTTCTGCAGATAATAAAATGCAGTCATCATTTTCAGAAATTAAAGTTAAGCCACAGGAATTCTGTTCCATTGAAGGTCTTGCTGAAGAGTGTAAACTGGGAAAAAGCGACAAGCCCAATTTTACAGAAGGGCAAACTGTGTTAGGAAAGAATTATGAAGAAATGCATCTGAGCATtcatggaagttttaaagataGTATTTGTGTTGAAAAGGATTATCTAACAAATATACAGCTAAGTGAAGTGGATGAACCCTTGATACATGATACAG aaaaaaaagaaaacttttgcaACTTAATGGGATTTGATATTGGTTCCCAATGCATGGTATGGTCAGGTACTCAGTGGTACAAGGCTGAGATTTTAGGCATATCTCCTGAAGGTACAAAG GTTTTGAATTTTTCCAATGGAAATGAAGAGATAGTCAATCCTATACATGTTTGGAATGGGATTCCTGAATTGGATTCAGACCTTACTCAG